The nucleotide window GCGGTGGGATGGACACTCGCTTTTTCGGAAATCGAGGCACTGTATTTTGGTTTTTTTTCAAATAAAGATACGACGTGAATGAACTTTACTTTAGATCCTTCTTCTGGGATGATAATTGCGTTCTGGAATTGGGAAGCTAACGATTCAATCGTGAGTGCGACTTTCACTTCGGATGCTTTTTTATGTTTGGCTAAATATTTTTTGGAAGCCACATAATATATACTGCTAGGATCTACTGGAGTATGGTGCTCCAAATCTTTGATTCCGTTGATCTCCAAATCACCGGCACCGGTGAAACTTGCGCCTAATTGTTCAGCCAAATCTTTTAGTTTCATTAATACACCTTACACTTGAAAAATAATTGGAAGGGACATATTTCAATCATAATTTTAAAATCTATCATGTTGAAACTTTTCAAACTATCCGATGATTAGACTATGTTCTACCTCAATTTAAACAAAGGCCTCCGTTTGCTTTTGTTAACTTACACCGTTCAATATTGTTTATTTACACAAGGTTTGGTAGCGCAAGAAGGTGTGGTTTTTGAAAATCCATACAAAAAAACAGAAAATGCTTCTGATGACAAATCCTTCACTTTATACTTTTCAAAACAATCATCAAAAATATCGAAATCTGATTTGGTCCGATTACAAACCGCAGCAGATTTTCTGAACCAAAACAGAAATTACGAAGTGTATATCCAAGCCCATGCTAACGAAGGGAAAACTACAACGGATGATTTGACAATGAGTGAAAAAAGGTCTTTGGAGGTAGAACGTTTTTTTTTGATTCACTTTGTAGAACCAAATCAAATCAGACGACTCTTTTACGGGAACTCCAAATCACCAAACAAAACAAAAGAACACCAAGCACTCAACAGGCGAGTTGAAATCAAAATACAACAAATTCCTTAAACTTGACCTTTCCAAAATTTCAAATCATCAATATCGTCAATATCACATAACGAATCCAAAAGAGTTACCGTTTTGTTATTTTTTTCTATCGAATTGATTGTTAATGAAAGTACATCCTCTGTGCTCCAAGGAATAGACTTGAAAACAAAAGAAGAGAATTCTTTCATTCCTAATAGATAATACCCGCCATCTAACGCCGGTCCCAAAACAAAATCAGAATGATCCAAAGCAGCAAAGGCATTCTGTAAAATCTCTTTTGTTAAAAAGGGACAGTCTGTTCCTATGATGATAATTTTTTTTGCACCCGATTGAAATTCCTTTTGGAATGCGATTTCCATTTTGAACCCGAGGTCTCCAGTTTCCTGAATTTCATTTCGGTATCCAAACTCAAATTCTTTGGATGAACCATCCATTAAATGATCCCAGAAAACAATCCTATCTACTTCAATCGTAGAAGTTACGAACTTTGTGATCGCAAGTAATTC belongs to Leptospira wolbachii serovar Codice str. CDC and includes:
- a CDS encoding TIGR04282 family arsenosugar biosynthesis glycosyltransferase, whose amino-acid sequence is MEKNKLIIFAKQPKLGKVKTRLAASIGEEKTLKVYYELLAITKFVTSTIEVDRIVFWDHLMDGSSKEFEFGYRNEIQETGDLGFKMEIAFQKEFQSGAKKIIIIGTDCPFLTKEILQNAFAALDHSDFVLGPALDGGYYLLGMKEFSSFVFKSIPWSTEDVLSLTINSIEKNNKTVTLLDSLCDIDDIDDLKFWKGQV
- a CDS encoding OmpA family protein, translating into MFYLNLNKGLRLLLLTYTVQYCLFTQGLVAQEGVVFENPYKKTENASDDKSFTLYFSKQSSKISKSDLVRLQTAADFLNQNRNYEVYIQAHANEGKTTTDDLTMSEKRSLEVERFFLIHFVEPNQIRRLFYGNSKSPNKTKEHQALNRRVEIKIQQIP